The region GTTAAATCAGCATATTAAAAGAAAGTTAATTAATCCACCCAAAAATCTataaaacaaataattttttttcaaccGCGCGAAGCACGGTTATTTTCATTAGTTTTccataatataatatattaagacACGGCAGTAATTACGATTCACATTAACAGACGCTGCAGAAATGAAATGAAAACCTGAATGTTAAGGGTGTGTTTGGCTACACACAGATAAGTTACTTATTCGCTTATAAGCAAGTAATtacttatcgacgagtgtttgtcgacccagtttataagttgaatttataacttataagctaATAGGTTGAATGTTACTAACGACGTACTTTTttttcaacttattttgatttttcattttttattaacttttgttttaaaatttatgtttttacatgtatttctaatttaaaatttacgaattaagataattatatttaaaatttatttagtttagctcaattgaattaaaaaaattatgacatttaaccaaacacttatttaacttaCAAACATCTATGTATTTATCACTTATAAGTcccttattcattttaagttataaactacttattttaagatttctcaAATGGACACTAAGAGCAACTCCAGGAGTTgggtccaaatttggaccgaacCTCGGTTCAAATTTGGACCGAAGCCCTCTCCAACTCCAACAGTTTGGTCTAAATTTCGGTCCAAAtctcaaaatatttatttaattattttaaggtcttataataataaatatattatttttgtatgatgtaagatattatttttatattttattattattaattacttgttttattttaaaattgttaaTAAATGAATAATAGAATTCTAATTAAACTTCAAATATATTTGAAAAATAGTAAACACATTtagttataatttttataataaaaccGTTAATAAAATATTACATTCAAATAAGAAAAGTACAAATATTAATTAAATCTTAAAATATCGTTAACTAATACTAATTCTCAGAATTAGTATATTCTTCCCACGCACGTTCTTCATCTCAAAGTCGAGGATTTGAAGATGAAAGTCAAGGATCTCAAAACAACCTAAATAGTTACGGGCAATATTTTGATTATTTTGGAGGAAGTCGATTTAATTTGTCGGACTAAATTAATAATTTAGTTCTCATCGCATTTTCATTTATGTTGTGTTTCAAATTAAGTTTTATGTGTTGTAATCtttattttaatatttgaatGTATTCGTAATTTGAATTCAAGAAATGCaatgatatttatttaattacgtttaaatattttttaatttaaattattatataaataaataataataatatcctAATATCGGTTAATTGCATTTATAAATATCCGAAAtcaaaattttatgtaataaactAAAAGAAATACattaaaaactattattttaatctcggtccaaatttggaccgatgAATAGTATCGGCCTAACCGAGATTTAGACCAGTGTTaatcggtccaaatttggacccTTTAGGCCACTCTTGGAGTTGGCCTAAGTTAGTGTACTTCCTGCTTATGGCCAATATTGGACAAAAAATGAGCATTTCAATTTTTGGCCAAACAGTCCTTGACATGCATAATGAGCTTTCAGCCCAAATGAATTGAAAATGGTTTGACCCAAACACGCGCATTATTCTTTCTAACTTATCTTTTCAACCCCTATTTCAATGATATAATATCATCATCCTACATCTGTGAAGTAttgtttaaaaaaattaaaattaaatacaTTTGAATttgtaaaatatattttaaaatattattctaataTCATCAAAATTTGAAGGATATTTCGAAATTTAAATCAAATACTGCAAGATCTAACTATATTTTTACTATTCAGATCGAGACAACTCCTTAAAATATAATCGACCAGTAATACATGTAAAAGTTTTTTTGAAAAAGATGACGATTTCGATGATTTTAAATAAttagatatatttatatatttaatgtTCACTTCATATTATTTGTCATCTTCTTTTCAATATTCTTTTTTTTCTGAAAtgttaattaataaaataagagTTACGGTATATGTATCTTCttttgaatattctttttcttGGACTAGTTGAAGTTGTAATTTTAATTTTGAAAGTATTGGTTGGAAATTCAAGAAATTGGAATTTAAAACTTTTTTTTTCTGAGAATTTTTAAAACTcgaaatattatatatatatatatatatatatatatatatatatatatatatatattaaaaatacttGGTTTCGGCTCGAAAAAACTCTGACAAATGTTATAAACAACTACTAATAGGATATCTTGTCCGGGCGTCATTTACAAcataatctctctctctctctcttaatcTCTCTCTCTGTGATTACACAAAAATGTCAAAGCAAATTGGAAAGAGATTTGTAGGGAAAGTAGCAATAGTGACAGCTTCAACTCAAGGCATTGGGTTTGGCATAGCTGAGCGTCTTGGTTTAGAAGGTGCCTCTGTTGTCATTTCTTCAAGAAAACAGGTTTCTTCAATTACCCacttatttttttttctctctatttgctgTTTTTGTCATCTGGGTCACTCTAATTTTGCCCCAGTTTGGTTCTTTTCTTGATATATTATAAGGGTTCTAGGTTTTTTTTTGTTAGATTTTATTTAAAGTTTGTGTTTTTATCAGTGATCAGTTGTAATTTACTCTTTTATCCATCTGGGTCACTCTGATTTTGCTTCTATTTGGTTCTTTTCTTGAAGTTTTATGTGGGTTTTGtgatttttaatttttagtttctGATTGCAAGTTTGTGTTTTGATCAGTGATCATTCATAAATTACTGTTTTTCATCTGGGTCAGTTTGATTTGGTTTTTGATCTTGATTTGTTTGTAGAGTAATGTAGATGAGGCTGTTGAGAAGTTGAAGGCTAAGGGGATCGATGTGTTCGGGTTGGTGTGCCATGTTTCAAATGCTCAACAAAGAAAGAGTCTTGTTGATAAGACTGTCCAGGTGAATATTACAGCTTAAGTTCTTGTCTTTTGTGAATCATCTATGAACTAAAGTTCAAATCAGAATTCGATTTATGGTGCAGGAGACAGGAGTTTTGGTTTCTCAAGTCAAAAAAATcattctatctatctcattgtaTCTCTAGCACCTTTAACATGTGTTCATTTGTAGCTATAGGATAGCAAAAGCTACAACCTACTAGATCCTTCACATAAAAATAAGGCTAAGAGCAATTTTATCCATAAATGAACTTAAATCTAGTGGATTATTTGATCCATATTTGATGCAATGCTCTGATGAAGAGTAGTGGCGCCTACTAAAAGTGTACAATGAAGACTTAAAAAAAAGATTTAAGGTGGCATTGCAAGTTTTCCTtgctatttttataaaattatacagTTAAACCTTTATGCTGCATGCAATGTCAAAGAGAAGGAGCTAAAGGTACAAATGCACAAATGTACTAGAGTGCTAGAGGTACAAATGCACATATACACAATTATTAAATGCTAGAGATACAAATGATAAAATATGGTGCTTAGGTACTTTGGCACACATAATAAGAACTCTTCTTCGTTTCATATGATTCTCTTAAGATCATTTTGTCAGAATACCATTTATATGCAATTAGTATGTGAAGTTTGCTTTGAATATATGCAGAATGGTCATATTATCAATCTCATGCTGCAGGATAATTAGTAAATAGTAACCATACAATATACTAGACTTCTGTTATCCTAACTGTTAATTAGCCTCGAGTACCCATGTTGGACACTCAACACTCAGACACTCCGAATCATGAACCTTTGTTTCATTTGCATCTCACTTGTTGTTGTCAGTAAAGCACATAGCAGCTCCTTTTACTTGTTTCTTTTACATCCGTTGAATTATTAACTACATTTGTTTAAACAACTTTTAAGTTTACACTTCAGATTTAGCGTGCTCACTGCTCAACTTGTTTCTATTGCatccatacacacacacacacatgaaatcagctagaagaaatctatattatttgttaaaaacaaGGTTTATTTTCAGTTGTGTTGTGTTCTCAAAAGGTATTTGgtatttgttagatatttaccAACTTCGTAATGTTCAGACTACAAAATTGTTTTAGAATTTGATATCTATTAATCATTAATATGGCCAATATGGTTTTGGATGCAGAAATATGGAAAAATAGATGTGGTGGTATCTAATGCTGCTGCAAATCCTTCCGTTGACCCCATTTTGGAAACGAAAGAACCAGTCCTCGATAAGCTATGGGATATCAATGTCAAAACTGCTATTCTTCTTCTTAAGGCAAGTGCTTTGAATCaggcatgagttattgagtgcAAAATGCTAATTCATGTGTGATCGTCTAAGATATCATCGTATTGTTCTCTTTTGCtctataataatataaatttgttACCAGTTATATACGACTATACGTAGAAGGGTTTAGAATTATTCTTATgcagtttttttattttattttaattctggTCATGTTTTTGAGAGTACTTTGCCTCATCTTAAACTCATCTTCATCTGTCCTCTCTACCTCAGGATGCTTCTCCTCACTTGTCAAAAGGTTCATCTGTTATTTTTATTTCTTCCGTCAGTGCTTACACTCCGCATTCTTCCATGGCTATGTATGCAGTGACAAAAACAGCACTCCTTGGGCTTACTAAGGTAGTGCATGATTTCGAGTATTATGTAGAGAATCTGATTTTCACTGTAAAGGTTTAATTAATGTGTGATATTGTATAGGCACTTGCCAGTGAGATGGCCCCAGATACCCGTGTGAACTGTGTTGCTCCTGGATTTGTACCAACACACTTTGCTGACTTCATCACAAGTAACAATGAAGTTGTAAGTCTGTCGCGAGTCAAAAATTAAATGCTTTTTTAACTTGAAAATTATTAAACAGCCAGGCCCCTTTTTAAAATGACTTTACTATGTGACTGTTTGTAGAGGAAGATTATTGAGGATAACACATTACTCAAGAGGCTTGGAACCACCGAAGACATGGCTGCTGCCACAGCCTTTTTGGCATCAGATGATGCTTCTTATATCACTGGAGAAACATTGGTGGTTGCTGGTGGAATGCCCTCTCGACTCTAGTTTTTTACGAAAGTTTTTTTTTCCATATCCTATGTAGTTTGTCTTTGTCCTGTGATTCTTCTTTGATAACTAAAACACTCTCCCTGTTTCATGGTTCTAATAATTTTCCAGATACTTGTCGATAGTAAAGCCACATGTTTGCTGGAATGATGAAAATACCTAGTATATTTTACTCGAAGCTTTGTTCCATTGTTTAAAGTATCTTGTTTGGCGATTTGTTTGATAATATGAATATTGTTTTTCAATGATGATAAATTCGCCAGGCCCGAAACCAATCGCCAAGCCAGTTTCGGGGTAAACTGAGGAGCAAAAACTTCTCTTTAGATGTATAATGTAGATTGTAGATACTCACAGCCTGGGGATAAACCAACCTACATTACATTGTTTTTAGCTTTGAGCTTTTCGACAAAAGCTGGTATTGCTATATACATGGATATGGCAATTTACAAGTTACAAAATATGTACAAATACTCTGCCAGAGAACCAAAATAGAGACACAGGCGGCTTTTATACAAGTAAGGATATGCTTATGCCTTCTAGCTTCATAAAATTGTTGAATCACATACAAGCTTGTAGTCTTAGCTCTTCGTTTTCGTAGTTTACGTGCACTTACTGAACAGGTTGGTTTTCATACAGGTATCACATCAGCATTCTGGTTTTCATCACACATCAAAACAAGACCTTCGGTACAAGTTGGAAGAAGGCACCGAGTCCACTGCCAACCCGTTGAGGTGGGTTCTGCTGGTGGAACAATCATTAGGACGTTATCATGTCGTCGGACAACGCCCATCACACTGACAGTACTCCCTTCTTTGATATAGCTGTTACATAACGAGTTTACAAAATCAGATTCTTTCGTACTCTATGGAGCATGGAGCCCCAGCAAATGAAAAACAATAACAACAGGTATGCCAACAAGTTGCTTGCTTACCTTTCTTTGAGTCGCATTACACGATCATCGCTTGAGAGGTTGCGGTCAGCAAGCCAGCTCAAAAAGCTTGGAGATAGCTCTTTGTTTGTTTCACTTACATTCATCACTGTAGTTGGTCTGACAAATGGCGCAACCTTAGCTCCATAGCCTGCTTTGACTATAACTCTCAACCCAGTTTGGAAGTCTGATATGTAGAAATCAGCAACATATCTCTGTTAAGAAGCAGGTGAAGGTAATTACAATCTAGTAGTGCATGTAATCAAACTGATGCACTTCGATTTTCCACTACTAACATTTTCCTTGCAACTAAAATTTTCAAAGGTCGTACCCCATGCAGGGAATAGGGAACGGTTTACCCTTGTTTTTCACAAAGAGGCCGTTTCAAGCCTGACCTAACGGATAGCAAGTGGACAAGTGATCATCACGTCAAGCAAGACCTAGCAAGAACTTTGCAACTAACTTTTATGATCATTGATCATTAGAAGCCACTGCCAATTCTATCTATTAAAGTTACAAGCCTGCTTGAACTATATTCTTATTAGGGCTTAGGGGTGATTACAAAGTGCACCAGCATTCATATGCCAATCAGTGAGACTTCAATGCTTATCACCTAGGCGACTGCACAAAGTGTGCTCAGGACTCAGGAGGAGTCAAATTTGCTTATTCTACTACTCTGAACTGACAAAACAAACAAGTAACAAAGAAATATAGAAGAATAGAAGACCCTAGCTGGTGATCATGGGTTTAGGTAGATTTAAGTTGCGAGTTAAGACTCTCTAAAAACCATATGATGAAGAAtcttagaataatataagatcctgaaaATGGTCATTCTGTAACTTGAGATTTTAGAGTAACCGTTTCCTTGTCATGGTATCGGACCTCAGGCTGACAGATGAATCAGGTTAGTCCGATCTCTGCCATCCCTGGGCGCCCGtgatccactcttcgacccataaatgggcgAAATTGGttttcgagtgagggggagtgttagaataatataagatcctggaaaAGGTCATTCTCTAACACCTTCAGATTTTAGAGTAAGTCACGATAGTAGCTAAAAACATCTCGAAGTTCAACAAGAGTAAGAACCTGAGCTCCATCAAGAAGAAGAAAAAGCTAGCTAAGTTGCAGCCTCATCGAATCACACAATGTCAGGCAAGTCATATACGCGTAATGCATCACTAGTTAAACAAACACAAACTGACCTCAGAATTTCTGCATCCCCAGGAGAAGAAACGGTGTTTAGGATTAGCCGGTTTTCCACCCAATCCTCTGTATTCCAGCAATTCTGTCGAAACATATACACATCTCGATATCTTCTGGAAAGATGTTTCAAGCGGAATACTGCCACAAGTGACAATCTACATAAACGGAGTCATAAAACTTTTAATATCATGTTTTTATCAAACTGTTATCAGTTTTTCTCTGCACATCAATGTCAAACTCACAATTCCTAAGTTTTGCATTAGTACAAACAACTAATCCCATGAATTTTATTTTTCTTACAAGGACATAATGAGGAGTTGTTATTATGTTCACTACTAACAAGAAACAACCAGGGGTGGCCCCGGCTACATGCGAGCAATACTTGCGTTTAGGGCCCCCGACACATGAAGGCCCCAAAAATTTCAAACTTTTTtaagtaaatatatataaatttcatGCTATATGTATATTAGGGTTTTATAAACTGATTTCGACTAGAGCCCCTCGAATATTAGGGTCGGCCCTGGGAACAACCATTGATAATGAGTTGCTTCCTAACATTGAGTTGGCTTTGGCTACTATTAACAACACTAAACCGACAGTCGACTAAGACAATCTGTGTACGATAAATTACATGTTCAATTTTCCTTTCCTGAATTGTACCGTTCATGTGACTCATTTTGATGGAAGCCACTAATCAAATTCTAGTTACTAATAAGTTTAAACAAGCCCGTGAAAAAAGAGACTCGTATTTTAGGAGAGAAGATTTTACGTACCCCGGTAACTTTGACAAACTGTCCATCAGAAGCACCTCTAAGTTCAGAAACACCATACCTCTTCAAAAACCCAACCAACCCTCTTCTTTTCATGGCCAAATTCCACAAAACCACCACCACTAACACCACCAAGACCGCGGCAACAACGACAAGAATCAAGGCCTTTTTAACCGCAACCATCAAGAACACTCCCACCACCAACCCCATCACAACCACCACTAAAAACACCCACATTGCCGCTTTCGATACCTTAAACCCCATCCTCTCCTCCCCACTCAAACTCGTAACGGCAGACCCATACACAACCTTCTTCCCCGACCCGCCCATCGGGCCCGGGTCAAGTTTCCCGGACCTCCTACCCGGATTTGACCCGAGAGGCCCCGACGTCAGTAACCCGGTTGGCAGCACCGGGACCATCTGACCCGACAATCTCGGACCCGGGTCACGACCCGACCCAATTAAATCTGACCCGGATTTTTGTCTTGAAAAAGAAGAAAGCCGACTCGGCTTCAAAACCGGCGGCTCACATGACTCTATATCAAACATCTTCCCAAGCTCACCGGAGTTCTTGACATCTCCACCGGTGTAAGGCACAGCCCGAGAAATTAGCGTGGGTTGACGGTCTTTTAAGGGCGGTTCGGGTCGACCCGAGACGTATAACCCGGAACTGAGCTGGTGAGAATGACTTCTTGTAGTCATTGTGACAGAAATGCAGCGTTAGTATGAGTTTAATGTTTATGTAATATATGTATAGGATGTGTAGTGAATAGTGATAGTAAGTGCATGTTATAATGATAGTGACATGTGTGTCCCTCACTTGCTGTGTTGTGTAGGAGCTTGTACTACAATCTGGCACGTAGATTCATACAGTCTGTTTCTTGAGTTGCAAGTATTTCAAAAACCTAATATCGTGTGTTTCATTTTAACCCTCTCTTTAGTTTTCTGCACACGTATCAAGATACATTAACCACATtgtaaaattattattttaacaatGCGGTCAAAACATTTAAAAATGAGTACAAAAAAGTCAAACAACTATTAAAAAGAAATAGAGGCAGTACTCCTTCCGTCCCGGTTTTATTATCCACAATTACCGTTTTCCGTTGTACCGAAATAATTGTCCAAGAATTACCATTTTCCCTCGTACCGAAATAATTGTCCAGATTCTATAACTATGGTAAATAATGGTGTATAGAAGGAAATAAAAAATGTGAATATTGTTATTCCAATTCTATTTTTTGgcaattattaatttatttaactTAATTGAATAAAAAGTAAATTTTGATTGATGGACAAGAAAAACAGGACGGAAGGAGTACTAGTTTTTCTCGTTCTCAACTATTTCGAAATTCCTGACATTGTATTTTATGACTACGTTATACCAATTTATCTTAAATTCATCGTATTTTCTtgttttcttatattttttattatttgttcAAACAAATTTTGGAGTGAGTAAGAATCGAAGTACCGAGACAGACCACACAAGATAAGATGTTATGTAGGTATATTTCATTTCAATAGCATAGATGCATGATTCATATCTTtgaagaaaataaagaacacatcAACTAGGTCTTGTGACTATTAAATTAGGAGAAAAAAATAGGAATATAAACATATATACGCGTAAGGCAACCAATCAACCATAATGGTTGGGGGCCTTGGTGCAATTTGGCATCTTGTAGTGTCGGTGAAACAAGGAAGACAGGCAGATGATGGTATAGCTGTCTTTTGTCAAAGGTTAAAATTAAGGTAGCATGTCAAATTTTTAATCTGTTTCAATCATTAATTCACTGCTTCGAGTTTGAAATttatggctaaataattgatattttttaattttaaatgtCGTACTATAAAAATTTTGATTTGATAAAAGTCGCGTGCTTGTCTTTATTTCTGTTTATATAAGAGCATTTTCAAGGGAGATGGCTAAAGTGGTaagttaaaataatataaattaatgatTAGCTAAAATTTATCAAACATGTAAGAATTAAGATGTTGTACTCTAATTGTATTTTATGCCTAATAAATTGAGTATATGTTCTGATAAATCTCGGGATGAGTAAAAATCGAATCCAGAACCTGAGACGACAAGAGATAAACCCTTAAAAACTTGAGATATCTCATCGCGTTCTACTGTGTTAGTTATactttaaaaataatattttattattattgtgAAAATcaaatgagagttgaaagtataTATTTGTGCTTGGTGAGCGAAGAAAAGAGGAAGATAAAGAAGCAAATATGAGTTAGGCGTGTTTCAGAGGATATTTATTTTTGATTCATGGTTCAAAAAATTTGAAAGACCAAAACAGGATAATTATAATTATAGTTAATACGAGTTGATGATTAAAGTGATAGTTTTTTTGGTGGATAGCTATATTTTCTTGGCAAATCGGCAATATAGATAACAAGTCATGTGAGTTGAAAATGCTCTAACGCTCTAAAGGatgtaatattaattgaattttgaTTGTCATCATATTTCCTCCGTCTTACTTAggatattttttttctttttcttttttattatGAAAAAATGGAATCAAAGTCCTACgactttataaatataattgaaATTGAATAAATGCTTGAATAAATCTCGTTGTTAATTCTTCATTCTTGAAAGGCAATCAAACacttttttaaatattatatgaatatatgtatttgttgTGAACCAATGATTTCGAGTAATCGTCGTAGATGCAACCTCATAAAAATTGTTATCATTTATCAAAGTAAAATATATGTTGTACAGAATTGTGTACGAAATTTTTTACATAATAATATGTGGTGAGTTTTAATTGGTTGTATTCATAtcaataaatttaataaaaatatgcTATATTAATTGTCACGTCATTTTACACAATTTTTTATGTTGAGTAatcagctcatctaaaaccttaaggaaaggccccaataggatcatatatttaacactccccctcactcgaaagcccatttatgggtcgaataGTGGAACACCGACGCCCATCTTTGGGACATTATTTGCCTTTAGTGTCCACAATAAATTGTGAGAACGTTGGGGTGGCTGGGAATCGAACTTTAGTTCTCCCGCCAGCCTaaactctgataccatgttgagtaactGACTCATCTAAAATCTTCAGGTTTTAGATAAAGGCCCCAATAAAATCATATATTAAACATTTTATACACAATTTTGTAGAGTTAGCACTACTTTTTATCAAAATCATAAAGTCCTGCTAGATTTGTAACATGTTGTTGCACACGAAATttagaaaaattaaaaatttggaCGTACATTTAGGAAAGAACATGTTATTTAAAtactaattttaaaaaataaaagaGATCTCGCGAAATAGAAAGTATTAATACTGTAATATTTTGTGACGAAGAGAATATATGATGATCAAGTTTTTAAGTTAAGTTAAACTTTTATTAAGCTAATCAGATGTCTTGTCGGCAGTCGGCAGGTTCCGTTCCGTACATGCATGCTGCATTTGTAAAAATGTAATCCTTgtgtttatttttaataatcGCACTTTTTTGCGGTTTGATtgtatagttaaaataataatttttaaatttttattttgaataaaaatatagaacttaaatttttatttacaaaaaatatattttaaaaatgataatttTTAATATGCAGTCAATACAATTTGAGATGTGTGTAAAAAAATCGaaaagacaattaaaatgaaataaaggTAGTATATAAATCTAATTTTCTAATTTTCATATTAAAATCCAAATCTTAATAAAGGATATATCAGATGTAAGCTAAAATGTACTACTTCCGTCCGGGTAGGTTCTATACGTTCATTATTTGCACGTATTTCAAGGCTTTTATAAATTACAGTTTCATAATggtttttttaaattattttttttgaataaaagtttaaacataaaatttttatttagaaaaaaaattaaaaaaatattatggagTTATGCTTTAAAGAAATATTGAAAAACATGTCAAAAAGTAATGTATAAAATTCAGTGGGACAGAAGGAGTAATGATTTTACATTTAGGTCCTGGCTAGGTAGCTGGGAAGTAGGAAACTGTACATGTGCAATTAATTGGGCTTTGTGGAATTAACCCAAATATGTGAGTAAATTTGGCCCATGTTTGACAAAGACAAGGCAGCCCAAAATGGGACTATTCATTGAACTAGGCTTATTTCAAAACACAATGTTAATGTGAACACGATGTACATATCACTTTCAAAACTTAGTACATTCAAATGTTTACATCTTTGAATCTTGAATAGATTGAGGTCCAAACTAGTTCTTTGT is a window of Apium graveolens cultivar Ventura chromosome 11, ASM990537v1, whole genome shotgun sequence DNA encoding:
- the LOC141697107 gene encoding short-chain dehydrogenase/reductase SDRA-like, with product MSKQIGKRFVGKVAIVTASTQGIGFGIAERLGLEGASVVISSRKQSNVDEAVEKLKAKGIDVFGLVCHVSNAQQRKSLVDKTVQKYGKIDVVVSNAAANPSVDPILETKEPVLDKLWDINVKTAILLLKDASPHLSKGSSVIFISSVSAYTPHSSMAMYAVTKTALLGLTKALASEMAPDTRVNCVAPGFVPTHFADFITSNNEVRKIIEDNTLLKRLGTTEDMAAATAFLASDDASYITGETLVVAGGMPSRL
- the LOC141697106 gene encoding putative membrane protein At1g16860; the protein is MTTRSHSHQLSSGLYVSGRPEPPLKDRQPTLISRAVPYTGGDVKNSGELGKMFDIESCEPPVLKPSRLSSFSRQKSGSDLIGSGRDPGPRLSGQMVPVLPTGLLTSGPLGSNPGRRSGKLDPGPMGGSGKKVVYGSAVTSLSGEERMGFKVSKAAMWVFLVVVVMGLVVGVFLMVAVKKALILVVVAAVLVVLVVVVLWNLAMKRRGLVGFLKRYGVSELRGASDGQFVKVTGIVTCGSIPLETSFQKISRCVYVSTELLEYRGLGGKPANPKHRFFSWGCRNSERYVADFYISDFQTGLRVIVKAGYGAKVAPFVRPTTVMNVSETNKELSPSFLSWLADRNLSSDDRVMRLKESYIKEGSTVSVMGVVRRHDNVLMIVPPAEPTSTGWQWTRCLLPTCTEGLVLMCDENQNADVIPV